DNA sequence from the Geobacter sp. AOG2 genome:
GTCCAGGAAAATCATGGAATCATGGGGGACGCCCATGCCGGCGACTGGCACCGCCAGATAAGCATGTTGGCCGAGGAGAGCATTGACAAGATGCGGGCGCTAGGACTGGATGTGAGCGCGGGTGATTTCGCTGAAAATATCACTACCAGGGGCATTGAGCTGGTTGTGCTCCCCGTGGGGAGCCGTCTCCAGGTGGGTGAAACCTTACTGGAGGTTACCCAGATTGGTAAGGATTGCCATACTCATTGCAACATTTACAACCAGGCTGGAGAC
Encoded proteins:
- a CDS encoding MOSC domain-containing protein — its product is MAEVVAICISEKKGERKTPVPEVQVQENHGIMGDAHAGDWHRQISMLAEESIDKMRALGLDVSAGDFAENITTRGIELVVLPVGSRLQVGETLLEVTQIGKDCHTHCNIYNQAGDCIMPREGIFAKVLIGGTIRPVDQVRCID